Proteins encoded together in one Anoxybacillus flavithermus window:
- a CDS encoding diguanylate cyclase yields the protein MDRYDKYRQHFLKNIRKRLEEWETVEEIAHQDVYRLLHSIAGTAAMIGMDDIGNYARKLMEQWGEDEQKKWGAKEVKERLAPLFQLCYEHQIGDVASNEQGAKEGGEPTVLLIDDDPSFLMYVKEQLEQIGWYVAAIADPIKAVASFYDVRPDCVVIDIHMQTKTGFEVLTFLKEKLKQQFVPMIVVSIDDRKEMRMKSYEMGADDFIPKPFAIDEFIVRIRRQLERKKLIDELLLLDELTHVYNRKYLKQAYEQLKSDWHRTHEPFCLAVLDLDHFKRVNDQYGHLIGDVVLKQFAQFVKTNVRARDIVIRFGGEEFVVLLPATEASEAFLVFERLREQFERIPFQSGETTFSCTFSTGIAEVNDPSKPIGYWIELADSALYKAKNTGRNCVVLAKQQETSLRRTVKVAIVDDDAIVRAIVTDVVQKMFAKERVALELRTFKDGEEFISSDWHEGKEPCLVILDGVMPKMDGLEVLQQLRNKKDASRYKIIMLTARKSENDIARALELGADDYMTKPFKLLELEAKIRHMLKRMN from the coding sequence ATGGATCGTTACGACAAATATCGACAACATTTTTTGAAAAATATTCGCAAACGGTTAGAAGAATGGGAAACGGTTGAAGAAATCGCCCATCAAGACGTCTATCGTCTTCTCCATTCCATTGCCGGTACAGCGGCGATGATCGGCATGGACGATATCGGCAACTATGCTCGGAAGCTGATGGAACAATGGGGTGAAGATGAACAAAAAAAATGGGGGGCAAAAGAAGTGAAAGAGCGGCTCGCTCCGCTTTTTCAACTTTGTTACGAACATCAAATTGGAGACGTGGCATCAAATGAGCAAGGGGCGAAAGAAGGAGGCGAACCGACCGTTTTACTCATTGATGATGACCCGTCGTTTTTAATGTACGTCAAAGAACAGCTCGAACAAATCGGATGGTATGTCGCCGCCATCGCTGATCCGATCAAAGCGGTCGCTTCTTTTTATGACGTCCGCCCGGATTGCGTCGTCATCGACATTCATATGCAAACGAAAACCGGCTTTGAAGTATTAACGTTTTTAAAAGAAAAACTAAAACAACAATTCGTGCCGATGATTGTGGTGAGCATTGACGACCGAAAAGAGATGCGCATGAAAAGTTACGAAATGGGCGCGGACGATTTTATTCCAAAGCCGTTTGCGATCGACGAATTTATCGTGCGCATTCGCCGCCAGCTCGAACGGAAAAAGCTCATTGATGAACTGCTTTTATTAGATGAATTGACGCACGTCTATAATCGAAAATATTTAAAACAAGCGTATGAACAGTTAAAAAGCGACTGGCATCGTACGCATGAACCGTTTTGTTTAGCGGTACTCGATCTTGATCATTTTAAACGAGTAAACGACCAATACGGCCATTTAATTGGCGATGTTGTCTTAAAACAATTTGCCCAATTTGTAAAAACGAACGTTCGCGCGCGTGACATTGTCATTCGTTTCGGCGGGGAAGAATTTGTCGTGTTATTGCCGGCGACCGAAGCAAGCGAAGCGTTTCTCGTGTTTGAACGACTGCGCGAACAGTTTGAACGCATTCCGTTTCAAAGCGGTGAAACGACGTTTTCGTGTACGTTTTCGACCGGCATTGCTGAAGTGAACGACCCGTCTAAACCGATTGGATATTGGATTGAATTAGCAGATTCCGCATTATATAAAGCGAAAAACACAGGAAGAAACTGCGTCGTACTTGCGAAACAACAAGAAACATCGCTTCGTCGGACGGTGAAAGTAGCGATTGTCGATGATGATGCGATTGTGCGTGCTATTGTAACAGATGTCGTACAAAAAATGTTCGCTAAAGAACGAGTGGCGCTCGAGTTGCGTACGTTTAAAGATGGAGAGGAATTTATATCATCCGATTGGCATGAAGGAAAAGAGCCGTGTCTCGTCATTTTAGATGGCGTCATGCCGAAAATGGATGGGCTAGAAGTGCTCCAACAATTGCGCAACAAAAAAGATGCATCGCGCTACAAAATTATTATGTTAACCGCGCGAAAAAGCGAAAACGATATTGCCCGCGCCCTTGAGCTTGGCGCAGACGACTATATGACGAAACCGTTTAAATTGCTTGAGCTTGAAGCAAAAATACGTCATATGTTAAAAAGGATGAATTAA
- a CDS encoding chemotaxis protein has protein sequence MENKHGILLESGTNELEIVEFLIGDNRFAINVIKVKEIIQPIAPTKVPHAHPYIEGIIELRGEVLPLIDLAKALGFGPSQNPAQDKYIVAEFNQQKVVFHVHNVTQIHRISWKQIEKPSQIYQGLESQIIGVVKLNGNMILLLDFEKIFVDINPQSGIHVDRVKKLGQRDRSNKKLIVAEDSPLLRKLLHDTLAEAGYVYVEFFENGEDALNYLQSIVEKGKPVESEVQLVITDIEMPQMDGHHLTKRIREHDKLKHLPVVIFSSLITDDLRHKGERVGATAQVSKPEIAELVQVIDQYIL, from the coding sequence ATGGAAAATAAACATGGAATTTTGTTAGAAAGTGGAACGAATGAACTAGAAATTGTCGAATTTTTAATTGGCGACAATCGATTTGCCATTAACGTCATTAAAGTGAAAGAAATTATTCAGCCGATCGCACCGACGAAAGTGCCACATGCACACCCGTACATTGAAGGCATTATTGAATTGCGCGGCGAGGTGCTTCCGCTCATCGATTTAGCGAAAGCGCTCGGATTCGGACCATCGCAAAACCCAGCGCAAGATAAATATATTGTCGCAGAGTTCAATCAACAAAAAGTAGTGTTTCACGTCCATAACGTCACACAAATTCATCGCATATCATGGAAACAAATCGAAAAGCCATCGCAAATATATCAAGGATTAGAAAGCCAAATTATCGGCGTTGTGAAATTAAACGGAAATATGATTTTACTGCTCGACTTTGAAAAAATCTTTGTCGACATTAATCCGCAATCAGGCATTCACGTCGACCGCGTGAAAAAACTAGGTCAACGCGACCGCTCGAATAAAAAGTTAATCGTCGCTGAAGATTCTCCGCTTTTGCGCAAACTGCTTCACGATACGCTTGCTGAAGCGGGCTATGTGTACGTTGAGTTTTTTGAAAATGGGGAAGATGCGTTAAACTATTTACAATCGATCGTTGAAAAAGGAAAGCCAGTTGAAAGCGAAGTGCAGCTCGTTATTACCGATATTGAAATGCCACAAATGGACGGTCATCATTTAACGAAACGCATTCGCGAACATGACAAACTAAAACATTTACCTGTCGTCATTTTCTCTTCGCTCATTACAGATGACCTTCGTCATAAAGGAGAGCGTGTCGGTGCGACAGCGCAAGTGAGTAAACCAGAAATTGCTGAACTCGTTCAAGTGATCGATCAATACATTTTATAA